In the genome of Massilia sp. UMI-21, the window CCGAGATCGAGGTGAGGGCCTTCGGCGTGGCCACCGGCGGGTGGCACAGGAAGCGGCCCTGGCGGCGCCACCAGCCCTGCCCGCGCAGCACCGGGTGCGACAGCGGGCTACCCGACGACAGTTCCTTCATCATGCGGGCCAGCGCGGTCGGGCGCGGCATCGGCGAGCGCACGTCGAAGGGGCCGGGCTCGTAGTAGCCCCTGTTCTGGGTGACCAGGCTGTTCCAGTCGAAAGAGCCGAGCAGCGACCAGACGGTGACGGCGCGCACGTCGACGCCGTTCTGCTGCGACTGCTGGGCCGCTTCCCAGATCTCGAGCAGCCAGCGCAGCTGGTCTTCGCGGTTGGCGTCGATGTGGGCTTCGGTGATGGCCAGCGGGATGCCGTAGCGATCCCAGATCTCGGACAGCAGCGGGGCGATGCCCGGCGTCGGCGTGGCCAGCACGCGCGAGGCTTCGATGTCGGCGCAGGGGATGCCGTCGGCCATGCCGCGGTGGTGTTCCGGGAAGCGCTCGGGACGGTGGTCGAGCCAGCGCTCGGAGGTGACGTAATAATTGACGCCGATGATGTCGGGCGGGCAGGGGTTCTCGCGGAACCACAGGAATTCTTCCGGCGCGATGCCGGTCTTGAGCAGGTAATTCCACAGCGTGTGCCCTTGGTCGACCATGCCGCACAGCAGGTCCCAGGCCAGCCAGCGCCGCTCGTTGTAGAACGCGGCCACGTGGGCCAGCTCCGGGGTGGCGTAGGTCTTGCCGAGGTCGTCGGTCTGGACCAGCTTGGCGTCCGGGTTGACCGCGCGGATCGCGCGCATCGACAGCACCACGGCGCGGCACTGCACCAGCAGGGCTTGAATGAAGGTACGGTCGTCGCGGCCGTGCGGGTACCAGACCCCGTACAGGCCGGCGAAGCGGGCGGTGGTGCAGGGCTCGTTGACCGGGGTGTAGTGGTTGATCCAGGGATAGCGCGCGGCCACCGCGCCGGCATACTCGGCCAGGCGTTCGGCGAAGGCCGGGTCGACCAGGCTGGTGTCGCGCGGGCCGCTGCCGTGGTGCACCAGGCCGGCGATCGGCGTCACGCCGGCCGCGCGCAGCGCGTTCAGGCGCTCGTCGGGCCAGCGCCAGTCGGCGCTGTCCACGCCATCAGGGGCGGTACGTTCCCATAGCACGGGGTAGCGGATTGCGCGGATGCCGGTGGACGCGAAACGCCCGATGTCGCAGGCGCGGCCGTGGTGGCCGTTGCGGTCGAGCTGGCTGAAGTAGTCGTCGCGGACACGGTTGACCGTGCATTCGAGGCCGCCCCAGAGTTCCAGCGGGGGGATTTGGCTGTTCGTGCTCTTTTGAGGATTCATCTGATTCACCGGTTATTAATCTTATTGCAACAAAAATACGGCAGCTTGGCGTCCCGGTAAAAAAATTGCTGAGTGGGGAGCCGTGGCTGCGGTCACGGTACGGGTAGCGGTTGACAGCGAGGCGCCAACCTGCAACCATGCAGGCCATGAATTTTCTGAAAGCACATCGTCTTCTTCTTACCTGGTGGCGCCGCTGATCACGCGCGGCCGCAGGAAATGATGTGCATTCCAAATAACGCCGCCTCGATCCAGGTGGCGTTTTCTTTCTGAGCGCAGGAGGGTCGGGGCCCAGGTCAGTGACTAGAACCAAGGAAACTCGATGAGCTCGCAAAACCCCTCCGCAGTCCCATCCAACACCGCGCCAATCATCCTTACCGGTGACCGGCCTACCGGTCCGCTGCACCTCGGCCACTTCGTGGGCAGCCTGCGCAACCGTGTTGCCTACCAGGACAGCTACCGCCAGTTCGTCATGCTCGCAGACGCCCAGGCGCTGACCGACAACATGGATGACATCGGTAAGGTACACCGGAACGTGGTGGAAGTGGCGCTCGATTACCTCGCCGTGGGCATCGATCCGGCCCGCACGACCATCCTGATCCAGTCGCAGATTCCGGAACTGACCGAGCTGACCTTCTATTACCTGAACCTGGTGACCGTGGCGCGCCTGGAGCGCAACCCGACCGTCAAGCAGGAAATCGTCCAGCGCGGTTTCGAGCGCGACATCCCGGCCGGCTTCCTGACCTACCCGGCCAGCCAGACCGCCGACATCACCGCCTTCAAGGCCAGCGTGGTGCCGGTCGGCGAGGACCAGATCCCGATGATCGAGCAGTGCAACGAGATCGTGCGCAGGTTCAACCGCACCTACGGCCAGGGCAAGGAGATCCTGGTCGAGTGCAAGGCGATCGTGCCGGAAGTGGGCCGCCTGCCGGGCATCGACGGCCGCGCCAAGATGAGCAAGTCGCTCGGCAACACGATCAACCTGGGCGCCAGCGCCGACGAGATCCGCGCCGCGGTCAAGCAGGTGTATACCGATCCGCTGCACCTGAAAGTGTCCGACCCGGGCCACCTGGAAGGCAACGTGGCCTTCATCTACCTCGATGCCTTTGACACCGACAAGGAAGGCCTGGCCGAGATGAAGGCCCACTACACCCGCGGCGGACTGGGCGACAGCGTGGTCAAGAAACGCCTGGAAGGCATCCTGCAGGAGATGCTGGCGCCGATCCGCGCGCGACGCGAAGAGTTCGCCAAGGACCGCGGTCATGTGATGCAGATCCTCAAGGAAGGCACCATGAAGGCGCGTGAAGTGGCGGCGCAGACCACCGATGAGGTGAAGAAGGCGCTGGGACTGTCGTACTTCTGATTGCGTTCCAGGCAGCTCGATCTATCGCCGAACCGTAGGGTGGGCGGGTTTCCCGCCCACGCGTTCAACGAACTCGAACCGCCCACCCTACGAAAACCCGATACCGGTATCGTGCGTCGCTACCCGCGGTAGCGCCGCACCGCCCCCTTGCGATCCATACTGGCTCGCAACGTGTTCCAATGGCAAGCTACAAGCATCAATGTCATTGGAGGACGTCCCCATGAGCAAAGGCCTGCGCCTGACGGAAAAATGGATGCAGCGCGCCCTGTGGCTGGTCGCGTTCGCGTTTGCCGCCTTCCTGATCGGCCTCGGCGGCAAGATCGTGGAAAACCTGTGGGATGTCGAGCAGCCGCTGACGCTGGAGCAGTTCATGGATCCGGCCCAGGTCGTCGCGTTGCGGGCCGGGCAGGAAGCCGCGCAAGCGCGCCGCGACCAGGCCCAGCTCGCGCTCGAGCAGGCCAGGCACAAGCATGAGGTGGCGCGCGCGAACACCCTTTCGGCGCGCGAGACCTTCAACAACTGGCTGGCGACGCGCCACGCCACGGCCCGGCCCGCGCAGGATCCGGAACTGATCGACCGCACCCGCAATCTCGACGCGCTGGAAGCCGACGAACGCAAGGCCTTGGCCGCCATCGAGGCCCAGCGCCAGGTGCTGCTTGACGCGAATCAAGCGATCGAGCGTGCCCAGGAGCGCTGGCGCCGCATGGAAGGGCCGGCCTACACGGCCTACGCCAAGGCCTCGTCGGGCAAGGAACTGCGGGTGTTCCTGTATCGCCTGGCCCTGACCCTGCCCTTGCTGTTGCTGGCCGGCTGGCTGTTCGCCCGCAAGCGCCACGGCCAGTACTGGCCCTTCGTCTGGGGCTTCATCATCTTTGCCCTGTTCGCGTTCTTCTTCGAACTGGTGCCCTACCTGCCCAGCTACGGCGGCTATGTGCGCTACCTGGTCGGCATCGCCGTTACCGCCGTGGTCGGGCGTTATGCGATCGGGGCGCTGCAGCGCTACCTCGCGCGGCAGAAAGAGGTCGAGGCGCTGCCGGACCTGCAGCGCCGCCAGACCCTGCGCTACGACGCCGCCCTGGCCCGGCTGGGCAAGGGCGTGTGTCCGGGCTGCGAGCGGCCGGTCAACCTGAAGGACGCGAGCGTCGACTTCTGCCCGCACTGCGGCATCGGGCTGTTCGACCGCTGCCTCTGCTGCACCAGCCGCAAGAACGCCTTCGCCCGTTTCTGCTTCTCGTGCGGGACGGCGGCCAACACCTCGCTGGCCGACTGAGGCTCAGGCGCGCAACTCAGTCGCGCAAGTCGGCCGGCACCTTGCCGCCGTTGGCGGCGAGCTTGTTCATGACCTGCCGGTGCAGCCAGATGTTCATCGAGGCCGAATCGCTCGTGTCGCCGCTGTAGTGCAGCTCGGCGGCCAGCTCCTTGCGCGCCTGCAGGCTGCTGTCCAGGCCGAGCAGCTTGAGCAGGTCGACGATCGAGCTGCGCCAGTTCAGCTGCTGGCCGCTCGACTTCTGCATATTGGACAGGATTTGCTCGACGTCCACCTGCTCCATAGCGGCGGGTGCGGCCTGGGGCTGGGCTTGCGGCGCCGCCTGCGGTGCAGCCTGCGGTGCAGCCTGGGGAGCAGCTTGCGGGGCCTGGGCCTGCGGCTGCGCCGCGGGCCCCTTGTTGGCCGCGTGTGATTTCGGGAAGATCTTGCTGAAGATGTTGCTCAGAATGCCCATGTTATCTCCTTCGTTGGTGGATGGGGGACGCATGCGTTGCGCCACGTGGCCCAGCGCCAGCGCCAGGGCCGCGCCGCCGATCGCCTTGACCAGGGTGGGATGCTCGGCATAGAACGCGCTCATACGGTCGACGATGCCGGGGTTCTGCTGTTCGGCCTTCTCGGCCAGTTCGCGGACCTGCTCGGGCGACACCTGGGACGCCTGTTCCGGGCTGACCTCCTTGCCGCCTCCGAACAGATTGCCGAAGACGCCGCCCGCCACGGACGACAGCACCGCCGGATTTAGCGAGCCCAGCAGTTGATTCAGCATGCCGGCGCGGCCATTCGCATCGCTTTGCCCGAACAGGTGGCTGACGACCTGGGGGAAGGGCGGTGTCTGGTCGGAACGCAGCGCGCTGGCAACGCCTTCGGCGACCGTGGCGCGCGGCGCGCTCTGGGCCACGCGGTCGAAGTCGTCCGCTGCCTTGTCCTGGTTGGCGCCGCCAAGATATTGCGACAACAAATTACCCAAATCAAATGCCATCTCGGTCTCCTGCCTTTTCAAACGGTTGAGGATCGAGCGTAGGCGTTCGCACACGGTTTTATCTGTTCGTTATTCAACGCTAGTCCATCGAAAGGAGTATTCCCTTTCCATGTAGACATCTACGCGTGGGCCGGGTTAAGCTGCCCGTATGCCTTACTTGCCGCTGCTGCTGTTCGCCCTTGTGTATGCCCTTGCCACCCTGGCGTGGGAACTGCCGCTGCTGGTCGGCGGCGCCTACCTGGCGCTGAGCCTGGGCTGCTTCGTGGCCTATGCGCTCGACAAGTCGGCGGCGCGCAAGGGAGACCGGCGCACGCCGGAGTCGACCCTGCTGCTGCTCGGCCTGGCCGGCGGCTGGCCCGGCGCCGTGCTGGCCCAGCAATGCTTGCGGCACAAGACATCGAAAGCCTCGTTCCAATGGAAGTTCCACCTGACGATCGTGCTGAACCTGGTATCGTTCCTGGTCCTGTCCCTGGTCCTGTCCCGGCAGTTCGGACCAGCGGCGGTTTCCTGATTCCCGCAGAGGAGGCGGGTATGTGGCCCTATCCCCGGATCCTGGCGCATCGCGGCGGCGGTACGCTGGCGCCAGAAAATACCTTCGCCGGCCTGCGGCGCGGCATGGACTTCGGCTTTCGCGCCGTCGAGTTCGACGTCATGCTGGCGCGCGACGGCGTGCCGGTGGTGCTGCACGACCCCTACCTCGGCCGCACCGTGAGCGGGGCCGGCCACGTCTTCGACTACGACGCCCACGAACTGGCGCGGATGGACGCCGGCAGCTGGTTCGGCGCCGACTACCGCGGCGAGCCGGTGCCGCTGTTCGTCGAGTTCGCCCAATACTGCAAGGCGCACGGGATCTGGATGAACATCGAGCTCAAGCCGGCGCGCGGCTTCGACCGCGAGACCGGCGAGACGGTCGCGCGCATCACCCGCGCCCTGTTCGCCGACGAGATCGCGGCCGGGCAGATCGGGCGCGTGCCGCTGCTGTCCTCGTTCAGCCTGGCCGCGCTCGAAAGCGCGCGCGCCGCCGCGCCGGACCTGCCGCGCGCCTTCCTGATGAGCGAGCTGCCGCCCGGCTGGGAACCGCTGGCGCGCGCGGTCGACGCGGTTGCGATCCACACCAACCACCGCCACCTCAGCGCGGCGCTGGCCACGACCATCCGCGAGGCCGGCTTCGGCCTGTTCTGCTACACGGTCAACGAGCCGGTACGCGCCCGCGAGCTGCTCGGCTGGGGCGTCGAGGCCTTCTGCACCGACCGCATCGACCTGATCGGCCCCAACATGGCGCAGGGCGCGGCTTGAGCCCGATCATGTAATTATTTTAAGATCACCCTTCAGGAAATTGACCAGTTGTCGATAAGTTCTGACAACTGCCGAAACGGATGACTTCATGTCATTGTCAATCAATAACAATTCACTGTCGCTCCACGCCCAGCGCAGCCTGGGCAAGCATCTGGCCACCCAGCAGACGCTGGTCAAGCGCCTGACCGGCGGGCAGCGCATCGGCAAGGCGGCCGACGACCCCGCCGGGCAGGCCATCGCTGCGCGCATGGATGCCGGCATGCGTGGGGTAGGCCAGGCGCTGCGCGCCATCAGCGACGGCAGTTCGATGCTGCAGGTGGCCGACGGCGCGCTGGCGAACGTGGCCGACAGCCTGCAGCGCCTGCGCGAGCTGGCGGTGGCATCCGGCAACGGCAGCTTCGGGGCCGGCGACCGCGCCACATTGCAGCGCGAGGCCAACGCCATCCTGGATCACATCAACCAGGTCGGGGCAGAGACCCGATTCAACGGCGAGGCGGTCTTTTCGCAGGACCGGCTCAGCATCGGCGGCGACGAGAAGAAACGGGCGGTGCTCGACGGCCTCAAGACCGGCTGGCTGAGCGCCTCCGAAAAGATGCTCAAGGACCTGTTCGGGCTCCAGGCCGACGGGGTCAAGCTCACCGTCAATCTCGACGATACCGACGGCGCCTCCGGCGTGCTGGCCTCGGTGTCCGGCACCTGGTCGGGCGGCAAGTTCACCGATGTTCACCTGAATATCGACATGGCCGATTTCGGCACCGCCGCCAGCGCGGACGGCGGCAACGCGCCGATGTACAGCGACCGTGTCATCGCGCACGAGATGGCGCACGCCATCATGTCGCGCTCCATGAACTTCCAGTCGCTGCCGCAGTGGTTCGTCGAAGGCACGGCCGAGTTGATCCACGGTGCGGACGAGCGCGTGGCCGGCGCCATGGCCGGCGGCAGCTCGGCCCAGGATATCGTCGACGTGGTGGCCGATGGCGGCTTCAGCTACGAAGGCGGCTACGTGGCGGCGCGCTACCTGCACGACCGGCTCAAGGGGCTGGGCGTGGAGGGCGGCATGAAGGGCCTGATGCAATACCTGACCCGGAACCAGGGCGCCGACCTGGATGCCGCGCTCGGTGCGGTCTCGAACGGCCGGATCGCCGGCGCCGCCGATTTTCTCGCCGATTTCAAGCTCGAAGGCGCCAGCTTCGTCGGCAGCAAGATGAACCTGGCCAATGGCGATACCGGCGCCATCGGCGGCCTCGACGCCGACGGCAAGGCCGCGCGCGACGCCCGCTCGGTGGTGGCCGATACCGGCGACAACAACGCCGGCGACGGCCTGGGCGGCTTCGCGGTGGACTACCCGGAACTGGGCGGCGCCACCGGCATGCGCAGGGTGCAGGTGCAGGCGGGCGACAGCGCGGAGGAGCTGATCGACCTGCAGTTCGGCGCCATCAACGCCGCGGCCCTGGGGCTGGCGGGCCTGGACATGGGACGCGGCGCGGTGGCGCTGCTGCACCTGGACCAGGCCCTGGAATACGTGAACCAGCAGCGCGTGACGGCGGGCGCTTCCAGCAACCGCCTCGACATGGCGGCCGGCTCGCTGCAGACCAGCCAGGTCAACATGGAGGCGGCCAGGGAGCGCATCGGGAGCGTCGACTATGCCGGCGCCGCGGCGGGCCTGACGCGGGCGCAGATCCTGCAGGGGGCGGCATCGGCGATGCTGGCCCAGGCCAACAGCCAGCCCAGGGCGGTGCTGTCGCTGCTGCGCTGAGCCGTCCGCTCCGCGTGGCCGGCCATGCCGTGGCGCCGGTCGTCAATATCGGCGCTACGCAGATTCCGGCAGACAGCTACGCTATAATCGTTTTTTTATAGCGCATGCTCCCTCATTCCGCCCACACGACATGAAATCCTCCGAAATCCGCGACAAGTTCCTCAAGTTCTTCGAGTCCAAAGGCCACGCCATCGTCCGTTCCAGCCCGCTGGTGCCGGGCAACGATCCGACCATGCTGTTGACCAACAGCGGAATGGTGCAGTTCAAGGATGTGTTCCTGGGCCTGGATACGCGCCCGTACAAGCGCGCCACCACCGTGCAGCGCTGCGTGCGCGCCGGCGGCAAGCACAACGACCTGGAAAACGTCGGCTACACCGCGCGCCACCACACCTTCTTCGAGATGCTGGGTAACTTCAGCTTCGGCGACTACTTCAAGCGCGACGCGATCAACTACTGCTGGGAGCTCTTGACCCGCGTCTACATGCTGCCCGCCGAAAAGCTGACCGTCACCGTCTACTTCGAGGACGACGAAGCCTACGACATCTGGGCCAACGAGATCGGCGTGCCGAAAGAGCGCATCATCCGCATCGGCGACAACAAGGGTGCGCGCTACGCATCGGACAACTTCTGGCAGATGGCCGACACCGGTCCCTGCGGCCCGTGCACCGAAGTGTTCTACGACCACGGCGCCGACATCTGGGGCGGCCCTCCGGGCTCGCCGGAAGAAGACGGCGACCGCTTCATCGAGATCTGGAACCTGGTGTTCATGCAGTTCAACCGCGACGAAGCCGGCGTCCTGACCCCGCTGCCGAAGCCCTCGATCGACACCGGCATGGGCATGGAGCGCCTGGCCGCCGTGCTGCAGCACGTGCACAGCAACTACGAGATCGACCTGTTCCAGGCCCTCATCAAGGCCGCTGCGCGCGAAACCGGCGCCACCGACTTGAACAACAACTCGCTCAAGGTCATCGCCGACCACATCCGCGCGGCTTCCTTCATGATCGTCGACGGCATCATCCCGAGCAGCGAAGGCCACGGCTACGTCCTGCGCCGCATCATCCGCCGCGCGCTGCGCCACGGCCACAAGCTGGGCCAGACCAAGCCGTTCTTCTACAAACTGGTGGCCGACCTCGATCTCGAGATGGGCGAAGCCTATCCGGAACTGCGCGACGCGAAAGAGCGCGTGGCGCAAGTGCTCAAGGCCGAGGAAGAGCGCTTCGGCGAAACGCTCGAAAACGGCATGAAGATCCTGGAAGCGCAACTGGCCAAGGATGCGAAGAACCTGGACGGCGCCACCGCCTTCACCCTGTACGATACTTACGGCTTCCCGCTGGATCTTACCGCCGACATCTGCCGCGAGCGCAATGTCACGCTCGACGAGGCAGGCTTTGCCGCCGCCATGGAGCAGCAGAAGAAGACCGCGCGCGCCGCCGGCAAGTTCAAGATGGCCGCCAAGGTCGAGTACGCGGGCGAGAAGACCAAGTTCGTCGGCTACGAATCGCTGGCGCACAACACCCATGTGCTGGCCCTGTACGCCGACGGCGTCTCGGTCCAGGAACTGCAGGCCGGCCAGGAAGGCATCGTGGTGCTCGACACCACCCCGTTCTACGCCGAGTCGGGCGGCCAGGTCGGCGACCAGGGCCAGATCCGCGTGGGCGGCAATGTGTTCGAGGTCGAGGACACCCTGAAGATCCAGGCCGAGGTCTTCGGCCACCACGGCGTGCTGCGCGAGGGTGCGCTGAAGGTCGGCGACACCGTCGACGCCCAGGTCGACACCGCCAAGCGCGCGCGCACCATCCGCAACCACTCGGCGACCCACCTGATGCACAAGGCCCTGCGCGAAGTGCTGGGCAGCCACGTGCAGCAGAAGGGCTCGCTGGTCGACCCGGACAAGACCCGCTTCGACTTCAGCCACGGCGCGCCGCTCACGCTCGAGGAAATCGCCAGGGTCGAAACCATCGTCAACCGCGAGATCCTGGAGAACCACCCAACCCAGGCCCAGCACATGAGCTTCGACGACGCCGTCAAGCACGGCGCCATGGCGCTGTTCGGCGAAAAATACGGCGACAGCGTGCGCGTACTGGACATCGGCTCCTCGAAAGAGCTGTGCGGCGGCGTGCACGTCACCCGCACCGGCGACATCGGCCTGTTCAAGATCGTGTCGGAAGGCGGCGTGGCCGCCGGCATCCGCCGCGTCGAGGCGGTGACCGGCGAGGGCGCGCTGGCGCTGGTGCAGTCGATCAACCGCAAGCTGGGGGAAGCCGCCGGTCTACTTAAAACCAGCCCGGACGAGCTGCCGTCGCGCATCGCCCAGGTGCAGGACCAGGTCAAATCGCTCGAGAAGGAAGTGGCCGCGCTCAAGTCGAAGCTGGCCGCAGGGCAGGGCGACGAGCTGGTGACCAAGGCAGTGGACGTGAACGGCATCAAGGTGCTGGCCGCGACCATGGAAGGCGCCGACCTCACCGCGCTGCGCGAGACCATGGACAAGCTCAAGGACAAGCTGGGCACCGCCGCCATCGTGCTGGCCAGCGTCCTCGATGGCAAGGTCAGCCTGATCGCGGGCGTGACCAAGGACGCCACCGGCAAGGTCAAGGCCGGCGAACTGGTCAACTTCGTGGCCCAGCAGGTGGGCGGCAAGGGCGGCGGCCGTCCGGACATGGCGCAGGCCGGCGGTACCGACCCGGCTGGCCTGCCGGCGGCGCTGGCCGGCGTGGCGGGCTGGGTGGGCGAGCGCGCGTAAGCGACGCGGGTGCCATCTGGAAAGCGCCGCCTTCGGGCGGCGCTTTTGCGTTAACCCATCCATGCGGCGGGAGGACGCGCGAACCTTGCCGAACTTGCAATTTTTTGACACTTGCGGGACTGGTATCTACCATGTGTCGCACCATGACGGTGCCGGATGGTTTCGCTTGTGTCTGCCTATGGTGCAATAGCACGGGGAAATTCACAATCGGTTGCAGCCATGCAACAATGTGTGACTATTTTGGTGCGCTGCGTCATACTGCCGGAAAAGGAGTAGTATTCGACTTCCGAGCACCACCTACTATGCAGGCATGCGATGAGCGACACCACAATCGACATTGATACCATGGAATTCCAGAGAGACCTGGATGCGCGCGGGCTGAATTGCCCGCTGCCGATCCTGAAAGCCAAGAAGGCGCTCGCCGAGATGGAGAGCGGCCAGGTGCTGCGCATCGTGGCGACCGACACGGGTTCCGTGCGCGACTTCCAGGCATTTGCCAAGCAGACCGGCAATGCGCTGCTGGCCCACACCGCTGAAAACGGCGAATTCACCTTCCTGATGCGCCGCAAGTAGGCCGCGCAGGGGCGCGTCCCGGGCGCGTCCCGGGCGTGCCCGGTAGCGCCGGCGCGTGCGCCGTGCTGCCCGAGGATGGGCGCCGCAAGCAGAGCGGGGCAGTCGTGCGCCAGTCCCGTGCCATCTTTCCCAAAACCGGTATGATGACGTTTTAGTCGGAAACTTCTAACTAAAAATCGCACGATCGTGCTTTAATTTCGACCTGAAGCCGAATTTCTCTTATAATCAAGGCCATTTTCGTCTGTCACCCATTCCATTTTCTAAAGGCACCCTATGAAAGTCCTGGTACCCGTCAAACGCGTGGTCGACTATAACGTCAAGGTCCGCGTCAAATCCGACGGCAGCGGCGTGGATATCGCCAATGTCAAGATGTCGATGAACCCGTTCGACGAGATCGCGCTGGAAGAAGCCACGCGCCTGAAGGAAGCCGGCAAGGTCACCGAAGTGGTGGCCGTGTCGGTGGGTGTGCCGCAGTGCCAGGAAACCCTGCGCACCGGCATGGCCATCGGCGCCGACCGCGGCATCCTGGTCGAGACCAGCGTCGAGACCGAACCGCTGGCCGTGGCCAAGATCATGAAGGCGCTGGCCGACAAGGAACAGCCGCAGCTGATCATCCTGGGCAAGCAGGCGATCGACGACGATTCGAACCAGACCGGCCAGATGCTGGCAGCCCTGCTGGGCTGGCCGCAAGCCACCTTCGCCTCGAAAGTGGTGCTGGAAGACGGTAAAGTGACCGTGACCCGCGAAGTGGACGGCGGCCTGGAAACCGTGGCCCTGAGCTTGCCGGCGATCGTCACCACCGACCTGCGCCTGAACGAGCCGCGCTATGTGACGCTGCCGAACATCATGAAGGCCAAGAAGAAGCCGCTGGAAACCATCAAGCCGGAAGACCTGGGCGTCGACGTGAGCCCGCGCCTGAAGACCCTGAAGGTCGCCGAGCCGGCCAAGCGCTCGGCCGGCGTCAAGGTGCCGGACGTGGCGACCCTGGTGCAGAAGCTGCGCACCGAAGCCAAGGTTATCTAACAGCGGTTCTGTACCCAATACATAGGAAATAACATGGTCGCACTCGTCATTGCTGAACACGACAACGGCTCCCTCAAGGGCGCTACCCACCACACCGTGACTGCCGCCGCCCAGTGCGGCGACGAGGTCCACATCCTGGTCGCCGGCTCCGGCTGCGGCGCCGCCGCCGAAGCCGCCGCGCAGATCGCGGGCGTCGCCAAGGTGCTGGTCGCCGACGCGCCGCACTTCGCCGACGGCCTGGCCGAGAACGTCGCCGAGCAGATCCTGGCGATCGCCGGCAACTACTCCCACATCCTGGCTCCGGCCACCGCCTACGGCAAGAACATCCTGCCGCGCGTGGCCGCCAAGCTGGACGTGGCCCAGATCTCGGAAATCACCAAGGTCGATTCCCCGGACACCTTCGAGCGCCCGATCTACGCCGGTAACGCCATCGCCACCGTGCAGTCGAGCGACAGCGTGAAGGTCATCACCGTGCGCGGCACCGCGTTCGACTCCGCCGCCGCCGGCGGTTCGGCTGCCGTGGAGCAGATCGCAGCCGTCGCCGACTTCGGCAAGTCGGCCTTTGTCGGTCGCGAACTGGCCAAGTCCGACCGTCCGGAACTGACCGCCGCCAAGATC includes:
- a CDS encoding electron transfer flavoprotein subunit alpha/FixB family protein, whose protein sequence is MVALVIAEHDNGSLKGATHHTVTAAAQCGDEVHILVAGSGCGAAAEAAAQIAGVAKVLVADAPHFADGLAENVAEQILAIAGNYSHILAPATAYGKNILPRVAAKLDVAQISEITKVDSPDTFERPIYAGNAIATVQSSDSVKVITVRGTAFDSAAAGGSAAVEQIAAVADFGKSAFVGRELAKSDRPELTAAKIIVSGGRGIGSAENFKLLEPLADKLGAAMGASRAAVDAGFVPNDWQVGQTGKIVAPNLYIAVGISGAIQHLAGMKDSKTIVAINKDPEAPIFSVADYGLVGDLFEVVPQLVKELG
- a CDS encoding sulfurtransferase TusA family protein produces the protein MEFQRDLDARGLNCPLPILKAKKALAEMESGQVLRIVATDTGSVRDFQAFAKQTGNALLAHTAENGEFTFLMRRK
- the alaS gene encoding alanine--tRNA ligase; this encodes MKSSEIRDKFLKFFESKGHAIVRSSPLVPGNDPTMLLTNSGMVQFKDVFLGLDTRPYKRATTVQRCVRAGGKHNDLENVGYTARHHTFFEMLGNFSFGDYFKRDAINYCWELLTRVYMLPAEKLTVTVYFEDDEAYDIWANEIGVPKERIIRIGDNKGARYASDNFWQMADTGPCGPCTEVFYDHGADIWGGPPGSPEEDGDRFIEIWNLVFMQFNRDEAGVLTPLPKPSIDTGMGMERLAAVLQHVHSNYEIDLFQALIKAAARETGATDLNNNSLKVIADHIRAASFMIVDGIIPSSEGHGYVLRRIIRRALRHGHKLGQTKPFFYKLVADLDLEMGEAYPELRDAKERVAQVLKAEEERFGETLENGMKILEAQLAKDAKNLDGATAFTLYDTYGFPLDLTADICRERNVTLDEAGFAAAMEQQKKTARAAGKFKMAAKVEYAGEKTKFVGYESLAHNTHVLALYADGVSVQELQAGQEGIVVLDTTPFYAESGGQVGDQGQIRVGGNVFEVEDTLKIQAEVFGHHGVLREGALKVGDTVDAQVDTAKRARTIRNHSATHLMHKALREVLGSHVQQKGSLVDPDKTRFDFSHGAPLTLEEIARVETIVNREILENHPTQAQHMSFDDAVKHGAMALFGEKYGDSVRVLDIGSSKELCGGVHVTRTGDIGLFKIVSEGGVAAGIRRVEAVTGEGALALVQSINRKLGEAAGLLKTSPDELPSRIAQVQDQVKSLEKEVAALKSKLAAGQGDELVTKAVDVNGIKVLAATMEGADLTALRETMDKLKDKLGTAAIVLASVLDGKVSLIAGVTKDATGKVKAGELVNFVAQQVGGKGGGRPDMAQAGGTDPAGLPAALAGVAGWVGERA
- a CDS encoding electron transfer flavoprotein subunit beta/FixA family protein, which gives rise to MKVLVPVKRVVDYNVKVRVKSDGSGVDIANVKMSMNPFDEIALEEATRLKEAGKVTEVVAVSVGVPQCQETLRTGMAIGADRGILVETSVETEPLAVAKIMKALADKEQPQLIILGKQAIDDDSNQTGQMLAALLGWPQATFASKVVLEDGKVTVTREVDGGLETVALSLPAIVTTDLRLNEPRYVTLPNIMKAKKKPLETIKPEDLGVDVSPRLKTLKVAEPAKRSAGVKVPDVATLVQKLRTEAKVI